A genomic segment from Epinephelus fuscoguttatus linkage group LG17, E.fuscoguttatus.final_Chr_v1 encodes:
- the cspg5b gene encoding chondroitin sulfate proteoglycan 5b isoform X2: MARGDRRLGTWQVLLTISMVIIPLAAHGRHSLARHHHHHNQSSVNKEALNSRMVLSDDSAERDHLIGLGAKLPLSSTKRHHSRKHAHLDVVDEDPPAGEELTAGGAGPDQPGNPMSDDVITVEFHSPAPDIVPSDVAVGWAKAPQPQKQKAGDPTAWTLSDFYDYLSPDDDLSALDSTPEPEPTPSPPPDMEDENPLLAGSPAVPENTRPKMESGPSLPAPPMPGSDKGKELGLGGAMGTDGCRLGFVRSGPGTCVSECDIEPNFCFNGGVCTVVAGMGAFCRCNVQDYIWNKGTRCDWAVTEFQVMCVVVGVASLVLILLFMIIVFFAKRLHHLKNENKRLRKRSKYRPQSSEPQTDGLSVSTTADGSQPNDDPQKQEDPAKSPQAKEEGSMNILNSHSPKHENNRPTSVVHDQGHTPNNTEENAEDGVTIGLEVLLPKEAKRHPETSSPLQYDVFLYKVANNGDSASPSQAPPTHSANSYTSSHPMPKSPKTPRTPKTPKSPKVPKSSKSPRHTKEHPPSNREPLSVRHSSPGRHPSPGRHPSPGRHPSPSRHSAPGCYSSPTCHPSSHHSPSRYKCMPTSSTTPPQLRRPRGRSQAPGSEHSGSGREYHSGHMRPSPSSPHLTQPPPSPSKAKYSPVSTRSLPPLS; this comes from the exons GGAGGCATTCACTGGCCAGGCACCATCATCACCACAACCAATCATCTGTCAACAAGGAGGCCTTGAACAGCAGGATGGTGCTCAGTGATGACTCTGCAGAGAGGGACCACCTGATTGGGCTCGGGGCTAAACTCCCACTCAGCTCCACCAAACGTCACCATTCTCGTAAACACGCCCACCTAGATGTCGTAGATGAGGACCCACCTGCTGGGGAGGAGCTCACTGCCGGAGGGGCGGGTCCAGACCAGCCTGGAAATCCCATGTCCGATGACGTCATCACCGTGGAGTTCCACAGCCCTGCACCGGATATTGTGCCCTCTGATGTCGCTGTTGGATGGGCCAAAGCCCCACAACCCCAGAAGCAAAAAGCGGGGGACCCTACTGCATGGACGCTTTCTGACTTTTACGACTACCTGTCCCCTGATGACGACCTCTCGGCATTAGATTCAACCCCAGAACCTGAGCCCACCCCCTCACCTCCACCTGACATGGAGGACGAGAATCCGCTCCTGGCTGGCTCTCCTGCTGTCCCCGAAAACACGAGGCCTAAAATGGAAAGCGGGCCCTCCTTGCCAGCTCCTCCTATGCCAGGGTCAGACAAGGGTAAAGAGTTAGGCTTAGGTGGTGCCATGGGGACCGACGGCTGCAGGCTGGGCTTTGTGCGCTCTGGTCCTGGgacgtgtgtgtctgagtgtgacATTGAACCCAATTTCTGCTTCAATGGAGGAGTGTGTACTGTGGTAGCAGGAATGGGAGCCTTTTGCAG GTGCAACGTGCAGGACTACATCTGGAACAAAGGCACGCGCTGCGATTGGGCGGTCACAGAGTTCCAGGTGATGTGCGTGGTGGTGGGCGTGGCCTCCCTGGtgctcatcctcctcttcatgaTTATCGTATTCTTTGCCAAGAGGCTGCACCACCTCAAGAATGAAAACAAGCGCCTTCGCAAACGCAG TAAGTACCGCCCACAGAGCAGCGAGCCACAGACGGACGGCCTCTCCGTTTCCACAACAGCCGACGGCTCGCAGCCAAAC GATGATCCCCAGAAGCAGGAGGACCCTGCAAAGTCCCCACAAGCCAAGGAAGAGGGGTCAATGAACATCCTCAACTCTCATTCCCCCAAACACGAGAACAACCGTCCAACCTCTGTCGTCCACGACCAGGGCCACACCCCTAACAACACAGAGGAGAACGCCGAG GATGGAGTCACTATTGGCCTGGAGGTGCTCCTCCCCAAAGAAGCCAAGCGCCACCCAGAGACCAGCTCGCCCCTTCAGTATGACGTCTTCCTCTACAAGGTTGCCAACAATGGAGACTCCGCCTCTCCCAGCCAAGCCCCTCCCACTCACAGCGCCAACTCTTACACCTCCTCTCACCCCATGCCTAAATCACCCAAGACACCCAGGACGCCCAAGACACCCAAGTCACCTAAGGTGCCTAAGTCATCCAAATCACCCAGACACACAAAGGAACACCCACCCAGTAACCGTGAACCCTTGTCCGTGAGGCACTCCTCACCTGGCCGTCACCCCTCACCCGGTCGTCACCCCTCACCCGGTCGCCATCCATCACCCAGTCGTCACTCTGCACCTGGTTGCTATTCTTCCCCCACCTGCCATCCGTCATCTCATCACTCTCCCTCCCGGTACAAATGCATgcccacctcctccaccaccccGCCTCAGTTACGCAGGCCCAGAGGTCGGTCACAAGCTCCCGGCTCAGAGCACTCAGGGAGTGGGAGAGAGTACCACAGTGGACACATGCGtccatccccctcctcccctcaccTCACCCAGCCTCCTCCATCACCATCCAAGGCGAAGTACAGCCCGGTCAGCACCCGATCCCTGCCACCACTCTCATGA
- the cspg5b gene encoding chondroitin sulfate proteoglycan 5b isoform X1 — protein MARGDRRLGTWQVLLTISMVIIPLAAHGRHSLARHHHHHNQSSVNKEALNSRMVLSDDSAERDHLIGLGAKLPLSSTKRHHSRKHAHLDVVDEDPPAGEELTAGGAGPDQPGNPMSDDVITVEFHSPAPDIVPSDVAVGWAKAPQPQKQKAGDPTAWTLSDFYDYLSPDDDLSALDSTPEPEPTPSPPPDMEDENPLLAGSPAVPENTRPKMESGPSLPAPPMPGSDKGKELGLGGAMGTDGCRLGFVRSGPGTCVSECDIEPNFCFNGGVCTVVAGMGAFCRCNVQDYIWNKGTRCDWAVTEFQVMCVVVGVASLVLILLFMIIVFFAKRLHHLKNENKRLRKRSKYRPQSSEPQTDGLSVSTTADGSQPNVRKLCDTPPPAPQAHTHNLAYYDNIICQDDPQKQEDPAKSPQAKEEGSMNILNSHSPKHENNRPTSVVHDQGHTPNNTEENAEDGVTIGLEVLLPKEAKRHPETSSPLQYDVFLYKVANNGDSASPSQAPPTHSANSYTSSHPMPKSPKTPRTPKTPKSPKVPKSSKSPRHTKEHPPSNREPLSVRHSSPGRHPSPGRHPSPGRHPSPSRHSAPGCYSSPTCHPSSHHSPSRYKCMPTSSTTPPQLRRPRGRSQAPGSEHSGSGREYHSGHMRPSPSSPHLTQPPPSPSKAKYSPVSTRSLPPLS, from the exons GGAGGCATTCACTGGCCAGGCACCATCATCACCACAACCAATCATCTGTCAACAAGGAGGCCTTGAACAGCAGGATGGTGCTCAGTGATGACTCTGCAGAGAGGGACCACCTGATTGGGCTCGGGGCTAAACTCCCACTCAGCTCCACCAAACGTCACCATTCTCGTAAACACGCCCACCTAGATGTCGTAGATGAGGACCCACCTGCTGGGGAGGAGCTCACTGCCGGAGGGGCGGGTCCAGACCAGCCTGGAAATCCCATGTCCGATGACGTCATCACCGTGGAGTTCCACAGCCCTGCACCGGATATTGTGCCCTCTGATGTCGCTGTTGGATGGGCCAAAGCCCCACAACCCCAGAAGCAAAAAGCGGGGGACCCTACTGCATGGACGCTTTCTGACTTTTACGACTACCTGTCCCCTGATGACGACCTCTCGGCATTAGATTCAACCCCAGAACCTGAGCCCACCCCCTCACCTCCACCTGACATGGAGGACGAGAATCCGCTCCTGGCTGGCTCTCCTGCTGTCCCCGAAAACACGAGGCCTAAAATGGAAAGCGGGCCCTCCTTGCCAGCTCCTCCTATGCCAGGGTCAGACAAGGGTAAAGAGTTAGGCTTAGGTGGTGCCATGGGGACCGACGGCTGCAGGCTGGGCTTTGTGCGCTCTGGTCCTGGgacgtgtgtgtctgagtgtgacATTGAACCCAATTTCTGCTTCAATGGAGGAGTGTGTACTGTGGTAGCAGGAATGGGAGCCTTTTGCAG GTGCAACGTGCAGGACTACATCTGGAACAAAGGCACGCGCTGCGATTGGGCGGTCACAGAGTTCCAGGTGATGTGCGTGGTGGTGGGCGTGGCCTCCCTGGtgctcatcctcctcttcatgaTTATCGTATTCTTTGCCAAGAGGCTGCACCACCTCAAGAATGAAAACAAGCGCCTTCGCAAACGCAG TAAGTACCGCCCACAGAGCAGCGAGCCACAGACGGACGGCCTCTCCGTTTCCACAACAGCCGACGGCTCGCAGCCAAACGTAAGGAAACTGTGTGACACCCCTCCGCCCGCTCCCCAAGCTCACACTCACAACCTGGCATACTATGACAACATTATCTGTCAG GATGATCCCCAGAAGCAGGAGGACCCTGCAAAGTCCCCACAAGCCAAGGAAGAGGGGTCAATGAACATCCTCAACTCTCATTCCCCCAAACACGAGAACAACCGTCCAACCTCTGTCGTCCACGACCAGGGCCACACCCCTAACAACACAGAGGAGAACGCCGAG GATGGAGTCACTATTGGCCTGGAGGTGCTCCTCCCCAAAGAAGCCAAGCGCCACCCAGAGACCAGCTCGCCCCTTCAGTATGACGTCTTCCTCTACAAGGTTGCCAACAATGGAGACTCCGCCTCTCCCAGCCAAGCCCCTCCCACTCACAGCGCCAACTCTTACACCTCCTCTCACCCCATGCCTAAATCACCCAAGACACCCAGGACGCCCAAGACACCCAAGTCACCTAAGGTGCCTAAGTCATCCAAATCACCCAGACACACAAAGGAACACCCACCCAGTAACCGTGAACCCTTGTCCGTGAGGCACTCCTCACCTGGCCGTCACCCCTCACCCGGTCGTCACCCCTCACCCGGTCGCCATCCATCACCCAGTCGTCACTCTGCACCTGGTTGCTATTCTTCCCCCACCTGCCATCCGTCATCTCATCACTCTCCCTCCCGGTACAAATGCATgcccacctcctccaccaccccGCCTCAGTTACGCAGGCCCAGAGGTCGGTCACAAGCTCCCGGCTCAGAGCACTCAGGGAGTGGGAGAGAGTACCACAGTGGACACATGCGtccatccccctcctcccctcaccTCACCCAGCCTCCTCCATCACCATCCAAGGCGAAGTACAGCCCGGTCAGCACCCGATCCCTGCCACCACTCTCATGA